One window of the Hippoglossus hippoglossus isolate fHipHip1 chromosome 9, fHipHip1.pri, whole genome shotgun sequence genome contains the following:
- the man1b1b gene encoding mannosidase, alpha, class 1B, member 1b isoform X1 — MHPPPRQDYVSLSLAGQGGGGYNNSKQWRRQSCWRKWKQLSRLQRSLILFILVLMFICGMATYPTVTEHLRGLPDAEHDIDSNSVLRPAIPHVLPEPVKQGRPPLPEQPSQRKLSNKRGPPVLQNRLQRKGNTSDTVVVDKAADSKKEGEEEPIISWRGAVIDTEQVTEGTKDGEKEDSPTNQEAIISKESETSRLETVRESFRHAWKGYKDFAWGHDELRPISKSYGEWFGLGLTLIDALDTMWILGLKEEFEEARTWVATELTFNKNVDVNLFESTIRILGGLLSTYHLTGDTLFLDKAKDIGSRLMPAFNTPSKIPYSDVNIGKGTAHPPRWTSDSTVAEVTSIQLEFRELSRLTQDPQYEAAVAEVMNQVHKLDGKLDGLVPMFINTNNGQFTHQGIYTLGARADSYYEYLLKQWIQGGKKDNQLLEDYMQAIEGIKKNMLQKSSPNGLTFVGEVSHGQFSTKMDHLVCFLPGTLALGAHNGLPADHMDLAKELMETCYQMYAQMETGLSPEIVHFNMHQGSIRDIDVKLADRHNLLRPETVESLFYLYRFTKDLKYQQWGWEILKNFNKYTKVSSGGYTSINNVRDPDYPSPQDKMESFFLGETLKYLYLLFSDDPDLISLDQYVFNTEAHPLPIWPSTA, encoded by the exons AAATGGAAGCAGCTGTCCAGGCTGCAGCGGagcctcatcctcttcatccttgTCCTTATGTTTATCTGTGGGATGGCCACCTATCCTACCGTCACTGAACACCTCAGAG GCCTTCCAGATGCGGAGCACGACATTGACAGTAACAGCGTCCTGAGGCCTGCCATCCCTCATGTGCTGCCTGAGCCTGTCAAACAGGGCCGCCCACCACTGCCAGAACAACCTTCCCAG AGGAAATTATCCAATAAGAGAGGACCACCCGTCCTCCAGAATCGCCttcagaggaaaggaaacacTTCAGATACAGTGGTGGTGGACAAGGCGGCTGACAGCAAGaaagaaggggaggaggagccAATTATCAG CTGGCGTGGAGCAGTGATCGACACTGAACAGGTCACAGAGGGCACCAAGGATGGGGAAAAGGAGGATTCACCGACCAACCAAGAAGCCATAATATCCAAAGAGTCAG aAACTAGCCGGCTGGAGACGGTGCGGGaatctttcagacatgcatggAAGGGCTATAAAGATTTTGCCTGGGGCCATGATGAGCTTAGGCCCATCTCCAAGTCCTACGGCGAGTGGTTTGGCCTTGGTTTGACGCTTATTGATGCCCTGGATACCATGTGGATCCTGGGGCTTAAAGAAG AATTTGAAGAAGCAAGGACGTGGGTGGCCACAGAGCTGACCTTCAACAAGAATGTGGATGTCAACCTGTTTGAGAGCACCATTCGCATCTTGGGAGGTCTGCTGAGCACCTACCATCTAACTGGAGACACCCTGTTCTTAGACAAAGCT AAAGACATCGGCTCCAGGCTGATGCCTGCCTTCAACACCCCGTCCAAGATCCCCTACTCTGATGTGAACATCGGGAAAGGTACAGCCCACCCCCCTCGCTGGACCTCAGACAGCACAGTGGCTGAGGTTACAAGCATCCAGCTGGAGTTCAGAGAGCTCAGCCGCCTCACCCAGGATCCCCAGTACGAG GCTGCGGTGGCCGAGGTTATGAATCAGGTCCACAAGCTGGACGGCAAGCTGGACGGTCTCGTTCCCatgttcatcaacacaaacaatgGACAGTTCACCCATCAAGGCATCTACACACTTGGAGCCAGAGCAGACAGCTACTATGAATACCTCCTGAAGCAGTGGATCCAGGGAGGCAAGAAGGACAACCA gctctTGGAGGACTATATGCAAGCTATCGAAGGTATTAAGAAGAACATGTTGCAGAAGTCTTCTCCTAATGGCCTTACTTTTGTAGGAGAGGTCTCACACGGACAGTTCAGCACTAAAATG GACCATCTAGTGTGTTTCCTGCCAGGCACTCTGGCCCTTGGTGCTCACAACGGCCTGCCTGCTGATCATATGGATCTGGCTAAAGAGCTGATGGAGACCTGCTACCAGATGTACGCGCAGATGGAGACAGGCCTCAGTCCAGAGATTGTCCACTTCAATATGCATCAGGGCAGCATCCGAGACATTGATGTGAAA CTTGCTGATAGACACAACCTCCTGCGACCAGAGACCGTGGAGAGTCTCTTCTACCTTTACAGGTTTACCAAGGACCTCAAGTACCAGCAGTGGGGCTGGGAGATTCTTAAAAACTTTAACAAGTACACTAAG gtttCCTCTGGTGGCTATACCTCCATCAATAATGTGCGCGACCCAGACTACCCGAGTCCTCAAGACAAGATGGAGAGCTTCTTCCTCGGAGAGACCCTGAAATATCTGTACCTGCTCTTCTCAGATGACCCCGACCTCATCAGCTTAGACCAGTATGTCTTCAACACTGAAGCTCATCCTCTGCCTATTTGGCCTTCCACTGCGTGA
- the man1b1b gene encoding mannosidase, alpha, class 1B, member 1b isoform X2, with protein sequence MHPPPRQDYVSLSLAGQGGGGYNNSKQWRRQSCWRKWKQLSRLQRSLILFILVLMFICGMATYPTVTEHLRGLPDAEHDIDSNSVLRPAIPHVLPEPVKQGRPPLPEQPSQRKLSNKRGPPVLQNRLQRKGNTSDTVVVDKAADSKKEGEEETFSWRGAVIDTEQVTEGTKDGEKEDSPTNQEAIISKESETSRLETVRESFRHAWKGYKDFAWGHDELRPISKSYGEWFGLGLTLIDALDTMWILGLKEEFEEARTWVATELTFNKNVDVNLFESTIRILGGLLSTYHLTGDTLFLDKAKDIGSRLMPAFNTPSKIPYSDVNIGKGTAHPPRWTSDSTVAEVTSIQLEFRELSRLTQDPQYEAAVAEVMNQVHKLDGKLDGLVPMFINTNNGQFTHQGIYTLGARADSYYEYLLKQWIQGGKKDNQLLEDYMQAIEGIKKNMLQKSSPNGLTFVGEVSHGQFSTKMDHLVCFLPGTLALGAHNGLPADHMDLAKELMETCYQMYAQMETGLSPEIVHFNMHQGSIRDIDVKLADRHNLLRPETVESLFYLYRFTKDLKYQQWGWEILKNFNKYTKVSSGGYTSINNVRDPDYPSPQDKMESFFLGETLKYLYLLFSDDPDLISLDQYVFNTEAHPLPIWPSTA encoded by the exons AAATGGAAGCAGCTGTCCAGGCTGCAGCGGagcctcatcctcttcatccttgTCCTTATGTTTATCTGTGGGATGGCCACCTATCCTACCGTCACTGAACACCTCAGAG GCCTTCCAGATGCGGAGCACGACATTGACAGTAACAGCGTCCTGAGGCCTGCCATCCCTCATGTGCTGCCTGAGCCTGTCAAACAGGGCCGCCCACCACTGCCAGAACAACCTTCCCAG AGGAAATTATCCAATAAGAGAGGACCACCCGTCCTCCAGAATCGCCttcagaggaaaggaaacacTTCAGATACAGTGGTGGTGGACAAGGCGGCTGACAGCAAGaaagaaggggaggagga GACTTTCAGCTGGCGTGGAGCAGTGATCGACACTGAACAGGTCACAGAGGGCACCAAGGATGGGGAAAAGGAGGATTCACCGACCAACCAAGAAGCCATAATATCCAAAGAGTCAG aAACTAGCCGGCTGGAGACGGTGCGGGaatctttcagacatgcatggAAGGGCTATAAAGATTTTGCCTGGGGCCATGATGAGCTTAGGCCCATCTCCAAGTCCTACGGCGAGTGGTTTGGCCTTGGTTTGACGCTTATTGATGCCCTGGATACCATGTGGATCCTGGGGCTTAAAGAAG AATTTGAAGAAGCAAGGACGTGGGTGGCCACAGAGCTGACCTTCAACAAGAATGTGGATGTCAACCTGTTTGAGAGCACCATTCGCATCTTGGGAGGTCTGCTGAGCACCTACCATCTAACTGGAGACACCCTGTTCTTAGACAAAGCT AAAGACATCGGCTCCAGGCTGATGCCTGCCTTCAACACCCCGTCCAAGATCCCCTACTCTGATGTGAACATCGGGAAAGGTACAGCCCACCCCCCTCGCTGGACCTCAGACAGCACAGTGGCTGAGGTTACAAGCATCCAGCTGGAGTTCAGAGAGCTCAGCCGCCTCACCCAGGATCCCCAGTACGAG GCTGCGGTGGCCGAGGTTATGAATCAGGTCCACAAGCTGGACGGCAAGCTGGACGGTCTCGTTCCCatgttcatcaacacaaacaatgGACAGTTCACCCATCAAGGCATCTACACACTTGGAGCCAGAGCAGACAGCTACTATGAATACCTCCTGAAGCAGTGGATCCAGGGAGGCAAGAAGGACAACCA gctctTGGAGGACTATATGCAAGCTATCGAAGGTATTAAGAAGAACATGTTGCAGAAGTCTTCTCCTAATGGCCTTACTTTTGTAGGAGAGGTCTCACACGGACAGTTCAGCACTAAAATG GACCATCTAGTGTGTTTCCTGCCAGGCACTCTGGCCCTTGGTGCTCACAACGGCCTGCCTGCTGATCATATGGATCTGGCTAAAGAGCTGATGGAGACCTGCTACCAGATGTACGCGCAGATGGAGACAGGCCTCAGTCCAGAGATTGTCCACTTCAATATGCATCAGGGCAGCATCCGAGACATTGATGTGAAA CTTGCTGATAGACACAACCTCCTGCGACCAGAGACCGTGGAGAGTCTCTTCTACCTTTACAGGTTTACCAAGGACCTCAAGTACCAGCAGTGGGGCTGGGAGATTCTTAAAAACTTTAACAAGTACACTAAG gtttCCTCTGGTGGCTATACCTCCATCAATAATGTGCGCGACCCAGACTACCCGAGTCCTCAAGACAAGATGGAGAGCTTCTTCCTCGGAGAGACCCTGAAATATCTGTACCTGCTCTTCTCAGATGACCCCGACCTCATCAGCTTAGACCAGTATGTCTTCAACACTGAAGCTCATCCTCTGCCTATTTGGCCTTCCACTGCGTGA